A section of the Pseudomonas prosekii genome encodes:
- a CDS encoding acyl-CoA thioesterase, with the protein MNQRTDYPHFQPITTRWHDNDAYGHVNNVTYYSFFDTAVNTYLIEVGGLDIHDGEVVGFVVSSACDYFASIAFPDRIEIGLRVGKLGNSSVQYELAVFKHGEDEACAAGRFVHVFVDRASNQPVAIPAGLRGALERLVV; encoded by the coding sequence ATGAATCAACGCACCGACTACCCGCACTTCCAGCCCATCACCACGCGCTGGCACGACAACGACGCCTACGGTCACGTTAATAACGTTACCTACTACAGCTTCTTCGATACGGCAGTGAACACGTACCTGATCGAAGTCGGCGGGCTGGATATCCATGACGGCGAGGTGGTCGGTTTTGTCGTGAGTTCGGCGTGCGATTACTTTGCGTCCATCGCTTTCCCGGATCGCATCGAGATCGGCCTGCGGGTCGGCAAGTTGGGCAACAGTTCGGTGCAATACGAACTGGCGGTGTTCAAGCACGGCGAGGACGAAGCCTGTGCGGCTGGGCGCTTCGTCCACGTGTTTGTGGATCGGGCGTCGAACCAGCCAGTGGCGATTCCTGCCGGGCTGCGCGGCGCGCTGGAACGGTTGGTAGTTTGA
- the nudE gene encoding ADP compounds hydrolase NudE: MRQKPTVLAREIVATSRLFCVEELKLRFSNGVERTYERLVGKGAGYGAVMIVAMLDADHAVLVEEYCGGTDEYELSLPKGLIEPGEDVLAAAERELKEEAGYGARQLEHLTELSLSPGYMSQKIQVVLATDLYEESLEGDEPEPMGVEKINLRELSGLAQNPKFTEGRALAALYLARDLLTQRGVFLP, encoded by the coding sequence ATGCGCCAGAAACCCACCGTACTCGCCCGCGAGATCGTCGCCACCAGCCGTTTATTCTGCGTCGAAGAGCTGAAGCTGCGCTTTTCCAATGGCGTCGAGCGCACTTACGAGCGTCTGGTCGGCAAGGGCGCCGGGTATGGCGCGGTGATGATCGTGGCGATGCTCGATGCCGACCACGCAGTGCTGGTCGAGGAATATTGCGGCGGTACAGACGAGTACGAATTGTCGTTGCCCAAAGGCTTGATCGAGCCGGGCGAGGACGTGCTGGCAGCGGCCGAGCGCGAGCTCAAGGAAGAGGCCGGGTATGGCGCGCGGCAACTGGAACATCTGACCGAGCTGTCGTTGTCGCCCGGTTATATGAGCCAGAAGATCCAAGTGGTGCTGGCCACCGACTTGTACGAAGAAAGCCTGGAGGGCGACGAGCCCGAGCCGATGGGCGTGGAGAAGATCAACCTGCGTGAATTGTCCGGTTTGGCGCAAAACCCGAAATTCACCGAGGGCCGTGCCTTGGCGGCGCTGTACCTGGCCCGTGACCTGCTGACCCAGCGCGGGGTGTTCCTGCCATGA
- the cysQ gene encoding 3'(2'),5'-bisphosphate nucleotidase CysQ, with amino-acid sequence MNFPHPLMAPVIELALRAGDAILPFWRTDTAVTAKSDDSPVTAADLAAHHLILDGLTALDPSIPVLSEEDANIPQSVRAGWQRWWLVDPLDGTKEFIAGSEEFTVNIALIEQGRVVFGVVSMPTNGRFYVGGAGLGAWRGDKDAAPLPIHVRDVPAAGEAFTVVASRRHSSPEQERLLAGLSESLGELHLANFGSSLKFCMLAEGAADCYPRLAPTSQWDTAAAQGVLEGAGGEVLELSGVPFSYPARESLLNEFFLALPAKAAWREKLLELARG; translated from the coding sequence ATGAATTTCCCGCATCCGTTGATGGCGCCAGTGATTGAATTGGCGCTGCGGGCTGGCGACGCGATCCTGCCGTTCTGGCGCACCGACACCGCGGTGACGGCGAAGTCGGATGATTCGCCGGTGACGGCCGCAGACCTGGCGGCGCACCATTTGATTCTCGACGGGCTGACAGCGCTGGACCCGAGTATTCCGGTGTTGTCCGAAGAAGACGCCAACATCCCGCAGAGCGTGCGCGCCGGGTGGCAGCGTTGGTGGCTGGTGGATCCGTTGGACGGGACCAAGGAGTTTATTGCCGGCAGCGAAGAATTCACCGTCAACATCGCGTTGATCGAGCAGGGCCGCGTAGTGTTTGGCGTGGTGTCGATGCCGACCAACGGACGTTTCTACGTCGGTGGCGCGGGATTGGGCGCGTGGCGCGGCGACAAGGATGCGGCGCCGCTGCCGATTCACGTACGCGACGTGCCTGCTGCGGGCGAGGCGTTTACCGTGGTTGCCAGCCGTCGGCATTCCAGCCCTGAGCAAGAGCGTTTGCTGGCCGGTTTGAGCGAAAGCCTCGGCGAATTGCACTTGGCAAATTTCGGCAGTTCGCTGAAATTTTGCATGCTGGCCGAAGGCGCGGCGGATTGTTATCCACGCCTGGCGCCGACATCGCAATGGGACACGGCGGCTGCGCAAGGCGTGCTCGAAGGCGCGGGCGGTGAGGTGCTGGAATTGAGCGGCGTGCCGTTCAGCTATCCGGCGCGAGAATCGCTGTTGAATGAGTTCTTCCTGGCACTGCCGGCCAAGGCTGCGTGGCGCGAAAAGTTGTTGGAGCTTGCACGCGGATAA
- the lysM gene encoding peptidoglycan-binding protein LysM: protein MSLLSFVKEAGEKLLDLLTPGNANASEQLKEHISKVGLGNPNVQATVDGDKVTVTGEVASQEEKEKILLAVGNIAGVGSVDDQITVTGAATLVAAKFVVVEKGDTLSAISLRVYGDANKYQKIFDANKPMLKDVNKIYPGQSLRIPE from the coding sequence ATGAGCCTTTTGAGTTTTGTGAAAGAAGCAGGCGAGAAACTGCTCGACCTGCTGACACCCGGCAACGCCAATGCCAGCGAACAATTGAAGGAGCACATCAGCAAGGTCGGTCTGGGTAATCCGAATGTGCAGGCCACCGTGGATGGCGACAAGGTCACCGTCACCGGTGAAGTCGCGTCCCAGGAAGAAAAAGAAAAGATTCTGCTGGCGGTGGGCAATATCGCCGGCGTTGGTAGTGTTGATGATCAGATCACCGTGACCGGTGCGGCAACGCTCGTAGCAGCGAAATTTGTCGTGGTCGAGAAGGGCGACACCCTCAGCGCGATTTCCCTGCGCGTTTACGGCGATGCCAACAAGTATCAGAAAATCTTTGACGCAAACAAACCGATGCTCAAAGACGTAAACAAGATCTATCCGGGCCAGTCGTTGCGTATTCCTGAGTAA
- a CDS encoding glycine zipper domain-containing protein, with the protein MKFSSILLLSLGLVSGFASAGGTTEAGVGGALGGVLGSVVGQSLGGNTGSTIGAALGGAGGSAVGADKRSRGEAAIGGALGAAGGNVVGRSLGGGTGSLIGSAAGGGAGGALGNYMGNKSDEDDDRRSYRGRDDRRYYRDGHPGRGHAYGHRKHHKNYRHR; encoded by the coding sequence ATGAAGTTCTCCTCGATTCTCTTGTTGTCCCTTGGCCTGGTCAGTGGCTTCGCTTCTGCCGGAGGCACCACCGAAGCAGGTGTGGGCGGCGCATTGGGTGGAGTTCTGGGCTCGGTCGTCGGTCAGTCACTAGGCGGCAATACAGGTTCCACCATCGGCGCAGCCTTGGGCGGCGCGGGTGGTAGCGCAGTCGGCGCCGACAAACGCAGCCGTGGCGAAGCCGCCATTGGCGGTGCGTTGGGCGCAGCCGGCGGCAACGTAGTCGGTCGCAGCCTCGGCGGCGGCACCGGCAGCCTCATCGGCTCCGCAGCCGGCGGTGGTGCTGGCGGCGCGCTGGGTAACTACATGGGCAACAAAAGCGATGAGGACGACGACCGTCGCTCCTATCGCGGCCGTGATGATCGTCGCTACTACCGCGATGGCCACCCTGGCCGGGGTCATGCCTATGGCCACCGCAAGCATCACAAAAACTATCGTCATCGCTGA
- the yrfG gene encoding GMP/IMP nucleotidase: MSLLPWRDIDTVLLDMDGTLLDLHYDNHFWMEHLPQRYAELHGVSRAMAEMELQPLFERNAGQLQWYCLDFWSAELKIPVRELKLETADLIALRPDADTFLAAIKRAGKRVVMITNAHRDSLSLKLERIELAPYFERLISSHDYGFAKENPQFWDALQADIGFDPARSLFIDDTLPILRSARDFGVAHLLAVSEPDSRKGPKDTAEFAAVGDYRDLIEGL; the protein is encoded by the coding sequence ATGTCCCTGCTGCCCTGGCGCGACATCGACACTGTGCTGCTGGACATGGACGGCACGCTGCTGGACCTGCATTACGACAACCATTTCTGGATGGAACACCTGCCGCAGCGATATGCCGAGTTGCACGGCGTCAGTCGGGCGATGGCGGAGATGGAGTTGCAGCCGCTGTTCGAGCGCAATGCCGGTCAGTTGCAATGGTATTGCCTGGATTTCTGGAGCGCCGAGCTGAAGATTCCGGTGCGCGAACTGAAACTGGAAACCGCTGATCTGATTGCCTTGCGCCCTGACGCCGACACGTTTCTGGCGGCGATCAAACGGGCTGGCAAACGCGTGGTGATGATCACCAATGCGCACCGCGATTCGTTGTCGCTGAAACTGGAACGGATTGAACTGGCGCCGTACTTCGAGCGTTTGATCAGCTCCCACGATTACGGGTTCGCCAAGGAAAATCCGCAGTTCTGGGACGCGCTGCAGGCCGATATCGGTTTTGACCCGGCGCGCAGCCTGTTCATCGACGACACGCTGCCGATCCTGCGCAGTGCGCGAGATTTTGGTGTGGCGCATTTGCTGGCCGTGAGCGAACCGGACAGCCGCAAAGGGCCGAAAGACACCGCTGAATTTGCGGCGGTCGGCGATTATCGCGACCTGATCGAAGGCCTCTGA
- a CDS encoding 3-hydroxyacyl-CoA dehydrogenase encodes MSQTSFNVQRAAVIGAGTMGRGIVMCLANAGVPVQWVDNNPQMLEQALATVADTYAHNVRQGRIDQAEADARIARVTSAADYAAIRDVDLVIEAVYENLELKQKIFRELDGLLKPEAILASNTSALDIDAIAAATRRPQQVLGLHFFSPAHIMKLLEVVRGAQTAPAVLEAALDLGQRMGKVSVVSGNCHGFIGNRMLHTYVLEARKMLLEGALPYQVDAALQGFGFAMGPFRMYDVVGIDLEWRARELAGKGQDAPEVQIDNRLCELGRFGQKSGNGYYHYEPGSRQAEHDVEVDALVLEVSEQLGFQRREIGPEEILERCLLALVNEGAKIFEEGIAGSAHDIDLVYLNGYGFPADKGGPMAWADQQGLAEIHQRLLALETRQGDQWQPARLIGELAAVGKGFADR; translated from the coding sequence ATGAGCCAGACGTCGTTCAATGTTCAGCGCGCTGCGGTCATCGGCGCGGGCACCATGGGTCGTGGGATTGTCATGTGCCTGGCCAACGCCGGGGTGCCGGTGCAGTGGGTGGATAACAATCCGCAGATGCTTGAGCAGGCGTTGGCCACGGTCGCCGACACCTACGCGCATAACGTGCGTCAGGGCCGGATTGATCAGGCCGAAGCCGACGCACGCATCGCGCGAGTCACCAGCGCGGCGGATTACGCGGCGATTCGCGATGTCGATCTGGTGATCGAAGCGGTGTACGAGAATCTTGAGCTGAAGCAGAAAATATTCCGCGAACTCGACGGCCTGCTCAAACCCGAAGCGATTCTGGCGAGCAATACCTCGGCGCTCGACATCGACGCGATTGCCGCTGCCACTCGCCGCCCGCAACAGGTGCTGGGCCTGCACTTTTTCAGCCCGGCGCACATCATGAAACTGCTCGAAGTGGTGCGCGGCGCGCAGACCGCTCCGGCTGTGCTTGAGGCGGCGCTGGACCTCGGCCAGCGCATGGGCAAAGTCAGCGTGGTGTCGGGCAATTGCCACGGTTTTATCGGCAACCGCATGCTGCATACCTACGTGCTCGAGGCACGCAAGATGCTCCTCGAAGGCGCGTTGCCGTATCAGGTCGACGCCGCGTTGCAAGGTTTCGGTTTCGCCATGGGGCCGTTCCGCATGTACGACGTGGTCGGCATCGATTTGGAATGGCGCGCCCGCGAACTGGCCGGTAAAGGGCAGGATGCGCCTGAGGTGCAGATCGACAATCGGCTGTGTGAGCTCGGGCGTTTTGGTCAGAAGAGCGGCAACGGTTATTACCACTATGAGCCGGGCAGTCGCCAGGCTGAGCACGATGTAGAGGTCGATGCGCTGGTGCTGGAGGTCAGCGAGCAACTGGGCTTCCAGCGCCGTGAAATCGGTCCTGAAGAGATTCTGGAGCGCTGCTTGCTGGCGCTGGTCAACGAAGGCGCGAAGATCTTCGAGGAAGGCATCGCCGGTTCGGCGCATGACATCGATCTGGTTTACCTCAACGGTTATGGTTTCCCGGCTGACAAGGGCGGGCCAATGGCCTGGGCGGATCAGCAGGGGCTGGCGGAGATTCATCAGCGTTTGTTGGCGCTGGAAACGCGTCAGGGCGATCAGTGGCAACCTGCGCGGCTGATTGGCGAGTTGGCGGCGGTGGGTAAGGGGTTTGCTGACAGGTAG
- the fdhD gene encoding formate dehydrogenase accessory sulfurtransferase FdhD, whose protein sequence is MNAKRPTCAAPALETPAPAASHTYSYSDLTYAESTSTELAEEVALAIAYNGISQAVMLVTPTDLEDFIVGFSLGSGIIEDASDIYDLQLSGAGSAQYAQVTIANRAFWNLKQQRRQLAGTSGCGLCGVEAVEQALPDLKVLPGAPLPPAQWLDGLRQRIGAFQPLGQHCGAVHAAVFMNGQGELLLGREDIGRHNALDKLIGGLIRQNIPTAGGLAIVTSRCSLELIQKVLRAGIQTLVSLSSPTGLAVQWARRHNLNLIHLPQKSAPRVYSPAMENQA, encoded by the coding sequence ATGAACGCCAAGCGCCCAACCTGCGCGGCGCCCGCACTCGAAACGCCCGCGCCTGCCGCCAGCCACACCTACAGTTACAGCGATCTGACCTACGCAGAATCGACCAGCACCGAGCTGGCCGAGGAAGTGGCGTTGGCGATCGCCTATAACGGCATCAGCCAAGCGGTGATGCTGGTAACGCCGACGGATCTGGAAGACTTTATTGTCGGTTTCAGCCTGGGCAGCGGCATCATCGAAGACGCCAGCGACATCTATGACCTGCAACTCAGCGGCGCGGGTTCGGCGCAATACGCGCAAGTGACCATCGCCAACCGCGCGTTCTGGAACCTCAAGCAACAACGTCGGCAACTGGCCGGCACCAGCGGTTGCGGGCTCTGCGGCGTCGAAGCGGTCGAGCAGGCGTTGCCGGACCTCAAAGTGTTGCCCGGCGCGCCGCTGCCTCCCGCGCAATGGCTCGACGGTTTGCGCCAGCGCATCGGCGCGTTCCAGCCATTGGGCCAGCATTGCGGCGCGGTGCACGCGGCGGTGTTCATGAACGGCCAAGGTGAATTGTTGCTGGGCCGCGAAGACATTGGCCGGCACAACGCGCTCGACAAGCTGATCGGCGGCCTGATCCGCCAGAACATACCCACTGCGGGCGGGCTGGCGATTGTCACCAGCCGTTGCAGCCTCGAATTGATCCAGAAAGTGCTGCGCGCAGGCATTCAGACCCTCGTCAGCCTGTCGTCGCCCACCGGCCTCGCCGTGCAATGGGCGCGCCGCCACAACCTCAATCTCATCCACCTGCCGCAGAAAAGTGCGCCGCGGGTTTACAGCCCAGCGATGGAGAATCAAGCGTGA
- a CDS encoding FdhF/YdeP family oxidoreductase — protein sequence MSQHNQADQTPVPRYKPYKGPAGGWGALVSVARAWLTSDNALKNLRMMLKTNKNGGFDCPGCAWGDSKEAGMVAFCENGAKAVNWEATKRRVDGAFFAKHSVSSLLDQSDYWLEYQGRLTEPLSYDAETDRYKPISWEAAFALIAKHLQGLSSPNQAEFYTSGRASNEAAYLYQLFVRTFGTNNFPDCSNMCHEASGVALAQSVGVGKGTVTFEDFEHADAIFVWGQNPGTNHPRMLEPLREAVKRGAQVVCVNPLKERGLERFQHPQHPIEMLTNGDKPTNTAYFRPALGGDMALLRGMAKFLLLWERDAQKAGTPAVFDHDFLNEHSANVLEYLGTIDDTPWEQIVEQSGLTLVEIEQAARMYAKGKNVIMCWAMGITQHRHSVATIQEIANLMLLRGNIGRPGAGLCPVRGHSNVQGDRTMGINERPPVAFLDSLERRFQFKVPRDNGHNVVEAIHAMADGRAKVFIGLGGNFAQATPDSSRTFQALSNCDLTVQISTKLNRSHLAHGKEALILPCLGRTDIDIQTEGPQAVTVEDSFSMVHASNGQLQRLSNLMRSEPAIIAGIAAATLGSKPVDWNWLVADYSRIRDLIADTIPGFRDFNERVKNPGGFYLGNSAGARKWNTPSGRANFRANLLPKDLVHERTRATGVLPDLIMQSMRSHDQYNTTIYGLDDRYRGVKGQRDVLFVNEADIIRLGFKPGQKADIVSIWDDGRERRVKGFTLLAFDIPAGQAAAYYPEVNPLVPLESTGDGSHTPTSKFVAIRLEMASESGLIMAKSA from the coding sequence GTGAGCCAACACAATCAAGCCGATCAGACCCCCGTCCCGCGCTACAAGCCTTACAAAGGCCCGGCCGGCGGTTGGGGCGCGCTGGTTAGCGTTGCCCGGGCATGGTTGACCAGCGACAACGCGCTGAAAAATCTGCGCATGATGCTCAAGACCAACAAGAACGGCGGTTTCGACTGCCCGGGTTGTGCCTGGGGTGATTCCAAGGAAGCCGGCATGGTCGCGTTCTGCGAGAACGGCGCCAAAGCGGTGAACTGGGAGGCGACCAAACGCCGTGTCGATGGCGCGTTCTTCGCCAAACACAGCGTCAGCTCGCTGCTCGATCAAAGTGATTACTGGCTCGAATACCAGGGCCGTTTGACCGAGCCGTTGAGCTACGATGCCGAGACCGATCGTTACAAGCCAATAAGCTGGGAAGCCGCGTTTGCCCTGATCGCCAAGCATTTGCAGGGTCTGTCGAGTCCCAACCAAGCCGAGTTCTATACTTCGGGCCGTGCCAGCAACGAAGCGGCGTATCTGTATCAATTGTTCGTGCGCACCTTCGGCACCAACAACTTTCCTGATTGCTCGAACATGTGCCACGAGGCCAGCGGTGTGGCGTTGGCGCAAAGTGTCGGCGTCGGCAAAGGCACGGTGACGTTCGAAGATTTCGAGCACGCCGATGCGATTTTTGTCTGGGGCCAGAACCCCGGCACCAACCACCCACGGATGCTCGAACCGCTGCGCGAAGCAGTGAAACGCGGCGCTCAGGTGGTGTGTGTCAACCCGCTGAAAGAGCGCGGGCTGGAGCGTTTCCAACACCCGCAACATCCGATCGAAATGCTCACCAATGGCGATAAACCCACCAACACCGCGTATTTCCGCCCGGCGTTGGGCGGCGACATGGCGCTGCTGCGCGGCATGGCGAAATTCCTGTTGTTGTGGGAACGCGATGCGCAGAAGGCTGGCACGCCGGCGGTGTTCGATCACGACTTCCTCAACGAACACAGCGCCAACGTCCTGGAATACCTGGGCACCATCGACGACACGCCGTGGGAGCAGATCGTCGAGCAGTCCGGCCTGACCTTGGTGGAAATCGAGCAAGCGGCGCGCATGTACGCCAAAGGCAAGAACGTCATCATGTGCTGGGCGATGGGCATCACCCAGCACCGCCATTCGGTGGCGACGATTCAGGAAATCGCCAACCTGATGCTGCTGCGCGGCAACATCGGCCGGCCCGGCGCCGGTTTGTGCCCGGTGCGCGGCCACAGCAACGTGCAGGGCGACCGCACGATGGGCATCAATGAGCGTCCGCCAGTGGCGTTCCTTGATTCACTGGAACGGCGCTTTCAGTTCAAAGTGCCGCGCGATAATGGGCACAACGTGGTCGAGGCGATTCACGCGATGGCCGACGGTCGCGCCAAAGTCTTCATCGGCCTGGGCGGCAACTTCGCTCAAGCGACCCCTGACAGCTCGCGCACCTTCCAGGCGCTGAGCAATTGCGACCTGACCGTGCAGATCAGCACCAAGCTCAACCGCAGCCATCTGGCCCACGGTAAAGAAGCGCTGATCCTGCCGTGCCTGGGCCGCACCGACATCGATATCCAGACTGAGGGCCCGCAAGCGGTCACCGTGGAAGATTCGTTCAGCATGGTCCACGCCTCCAACGGCCAGTTGCAGCGGTTGTCGAACCTGATGCGTTCGGAGCCAGCGATCATTGCCGGCATCGCCGCCGCAACGTTGGGCAGCAAACCGGTGGACTGGAACTGGCTGGTGGCCGATTACTCGCGCATCCGCGACTTGATCGCCGACACCATTCCGGGCTTTCGCGACTTCAATGAGCGGGTGAAAAATCCGGGCGGTTTCTACCTCGGCAACAGCGCTGGCGCACGCAAGTGGAACACGCCGTCGGGCCGCGCCAACTTCCGCGCCAACCTGCTGCCGAAAGATCTGGTGCACGAACGCACGCGCGCGACCGGCGTATTGCCGGATTTGATCATGCAATCGATGCGTTCCCACGATCAGTACAACACCACGATTTATGGTCTGGATGACCGTTATCGCGGGGTGAAGGGTCAGCGCGATGTGTTGTTTGTGAACGAGGCGGACATCATTCGTCTGGGCTTCAAGCCTGGGCAGAAAGCCGACATCGTGTCGATCTGGGACGATGGCCGCGAGCGTCGGGTCAAGGGCTTTACTTTGCTCGCGTTCGATATCCCTGCCGGACAGGCTGCGGCGTATTACCCGGAAGTGAACCCGCTGGTGCCGCTGGAGAGCACCGGGGACGGCAGCCATACGCCAACCTCGAAGTTTGTGGCGATTCGTCTGGAGATGGCCAGTGAGAGCGGTTTGATCATGGCCAAGTCGGCTTAG
- a CDS encoding RecQ family ATP-dependent DNA helicase: MHNTLEQVFGYPQFRPGQEAAVSAVLAGRSAAAIFPTGSGKSLCYQLSALLLPHLTLVVSPLLALMQDQLAFLQRHGISAGSIDSAQSRDDASDVMARAKSGELKILMISVERLKNERFRNFLQQVPISLLVVDEAHCISEWGHNFRPDYLKLPDYQRQFNIPQALLLTATATPKVIADMEAKFAIAPEDVVTTGFYRPNLNLLVEPVRGADKRRRLVEWMSARPGQPSIVYVTLQKTAEHIAEHLVRNGIQAEAYHAGLPHDQREAIQKRFMGGQSNCIVATIAFGMGIDKSDIRNVVHFDLPKSIENYSQEIGRAGRDGQPSDCLVLANRDSLNVLENFVYGDTPELNGIRCVLDELQAAAPEGQWEFLLGPLADQSNIRQLPLKTLLVQLELRAIIAPRYAYYAEYRFKYLQEPETLLARFEGERKDFVAAIIQTSARARTWATVNFDALYEQHSAERNRVVKALDYFQEKGWVELESKQMTEVYSLLQSGFDAQALSEELHAYFTRHEQTEIARIHAMLDLFATEHCLGYRLAEYFGDQNAPRQCGHCSVCHGDVARLPAPPELPALVDKNFQALCADFIHKHEQYTGNIPTAERVTRFLCGISVPLFTKLKARAIPGFGVLEDYPYAEVREWAQAHL, from the coding sequence ATGCACAACACCCTGGAACAGGTTTTCGGTTATCCACAGTTTCGGCCCGGCCAGGAGGCGGCGGTCAGCGCGGTGTTGGCCGGGCGCTCGGCGGCGGCGATTTTCCCCACCGGTTCGGGCAAGTCCCTGTGTTACCAATTGTCGGCGCTGCTGCTGCCGCACCTGACGCTAGTGGTGTCGCCGCTATTGGCGCTGATGCAAGATCAATTGGCGTTCCTGCAACGCCACGGCATCTCGGCGGGTAGCATTGATTCGGCGCAGAGCCGCGACGACGCCAGCGATGTAATGGCGCGCGCCAAGTCCGGCGAATTGAAGATCCTGATGATTTCCGTGGAGCGCCTGAAGAACGAGCGTTTCCGTAACTTTTTGCAGCAAGTGCCGATCTCGCTGCTGGTGGTCGACGAGGCGCACTGCATCTCCGAATGGGGCCATAACTTTCGCCCCGACTACCTGAAGCTGCCGGACTATCAACGCCAGTTCAACATCCCTCAGGCGCTGCTGCTGACCGCCACTGCGACGCCAAAAGTCATCGCGGATATGGAAGCGAAATTCGCCATCGCCCCCGAGGACGTGGTGACCACAGGTTTCTATCGGCCCAACCTCAATCTGCTGGTGGAGCCGGTTCGCGGCGCGGACAAACGCCGACGCCTCGTCGAATGGATGAGCGCGCGTCCCGGCCAGCCGAGCATCGTCTACGTCACGCTGCAGAAAACCGCCGAGCATATCGCCGAACATCTGGTTCGCAACGGTATTCAGGCCGAGGCTTATCACGCCGGATTGCCGCATGATCAACGCGAGGCGATCCAGAAACGCTTCATGGGCGGCCAGTCCAATTGCATCGTTGCCACCATCGCCTTCGGCATGGGCATCGACAAGAGCGATATTCGCAACGTGGTGCATTTCGATCTGCCCAAATCCATCGAAAACTACAGCCAGGAAATCGGCCGCGCCGGGCGTGACGGGCAGCCGTCGGACTGCCTGGTATTGGCCAACCGCGACAGCCTCAACGTGCTGGAAAACTTCGTGTATGGCGACACCCCGGAGCTCAATGGCATCCGTTGCGTGCTCGACGAATTGCAAGCAGCTGCGCCAGAAGGGCAGTGGGAGTTTCTGCTCGGGCCGCTGGCGGACCAGAGCAATATTCGCCAACTCCCGCTAAAGACCTTGCTGGTGCAATTGGAACTGCGCGCAATCATCGCCCCGCGTTACGCCTATTACGCCGAATATCGTTTCAAATATTTGCAGGAACCGGAGACGCTGCTCGCGCGGTTTGAAGGCGAGCGCAAAGACTTTGTCGCGGCGATCATTCAGACCTCTGCGCGCGCGCGGACTTGGGCGACGGTGAATTTCGATGCGCTGTACGAGCAACATTCGGCCGAGCGCAATCGAGTGGTCAAAGCGCTGGATTACTTCCAGGAGAAGGGCTGGGTCGAGCTCGAAAGCAAACAGATGACCGAGGTCTACAGCCTGCTGCAAAGCGGTTTTGACGCGCAGGCGTTGAGCGAGGAATTGCACGCCTACTTCACTCGGCATGAGCAAACCGAAATCGCGCGGATTCACGCGATGCTCGATCTGTTCGCCACCGAGCATTGTTTGGGTTATCGACTGGCCGAGTACTTCGGTGACCAGAATGCGCCGCGCCAGTGTGGGCATTGCTCGGTGTGCCACGGCGATGTGGCGCGGCTGCCGGCGCCACCGGAATTACCGGCGCTTGTGGATAAAAATTTCCAAGCGTTGTGCGCTGACTTTATCCACAAGCACGAGCAGTACACGGGGAATATCCCGACAGCGGAGCGGGTGACGCGGTTTTTGTGCGGGATCAGCGTGCCGCTGTTTACCAAACTCAAGGCACGAGCGATTCCCGGTTTTGGCGTGCTGGAGGATTATCCGTATGCCGAAGTGCGGGAGTGGGCGCAAGCGCACCTCTGA
- a CDS encoding LysR family transcriptional regulator, with translation MDIKQLKFLIALDETRHFGQAAARCHITQPTLSMRLRSLEEELELPLVNRGQRFEGFTAPGERVLAWARTVLAAYDGLQAEAAACRGNLVGTLRLGVVPLSSFDPLPLMQRLHKEHPNLRFELSALSSEQILEQLANNRLDLGVSYLERLDGERFDSLAFSTTRMGLLYDQRFYSFGEAPLSWEALIELPLGMLTSGMHFRQSIDHNFHSRGLTPQPLLQTDAVHQLLQAVHGGFCCAVMPLEGGLENLTDHLRLQPIDNAQTLGRLGLIMRRAAPRSALAEACFAIYQKSPSES, from the coding sequence ATGGACATCAAGCAGCTGAAATTCCTCATCGCCCTCGACGAAACCCGCCATTTCGGCCAAGCGGCGGCGCGGTGTCACATCACCCAGCCGACCTTGTCCATGCGCCTGCGCAGCCTCGAGGAAGAACTCGAGTTGCCGCTGGTCAATCGTGGCCAGCGCTTCGAAGGCTTTACCGCGCCGGGCGAGCGCGTGTTGGCCTGGGCGCGCACGGTGCTCGCGGCGTATGACGGCTTGCAGGCTGAAGCGGCGGCGTGTCGCGGCAATCTGGTCGGGACATTGCGCCTGGGCGTGGTGCCGCTGTCGAGTTTCGATCCGCTGCCGCTGATGCAACGCCTGCACAAGGAACACCCGAACCTGCGTTTCGAACTCTCGGCGTTGAGCTCCGAGCAGATCCTCGAGCAACTGGCGAACAACCGCCTCGACCTCGGCGTGTCCTACCTCGAACGCCTCGATGGCGAGCGCTTCGATTCGCTGGCGTTCAGCACCACGCGCATGGGCCTGCTCTACGATCAACGTTTCTACAGTTTTGGCGAGGCGCCGCTGAGTTGGGAAGCGCTGATCGAGCTGCCACTGGGCATGCTCACCAGCGGCATGCACTTTCGCCAATCCATCGACCACAACTTCCACAGTCGCGGGCTGACGCCGCAACCGTTGCTGCAAACCGATGCGGTCCACCAATTGTTACAAGCGGTGCACGGCGGATTTTGTTGCGCGGTGATGCCGCTGGAGGGAGGCCTGGAAAATCTCACCGACCACCTGCGCCTGCAACCGATCGACAATGCACAAACCCTCGGTCGGCTGGGGCTGATCATGCGTCGCGCGGCGCCACGTTCGGCGCTGGCCGAGGCGTGTTTCGCGATCTATCAGAAATCGCCGAGCGAGTCTTGA